The Cydia amplana chromosome 9, ilCydAmpl1.1, whole genome shotgun sequence genome includes a region encoding these proteins:
- the LOC134651229 gene encoding sulfotransferase 1C4-like, with amino-acid sequence MAPWLELPFAINDVSPEENKLITKCLLGYTKPFVKCGKNGYVMPGAFRKHAETIYNMEVRPDDVWVVTFPRSGTTWTQEMVWLLKNDLDYNRSKEIPLHERFPMLELTSKIPELAYNFIKVNFMNLGNFQGLDKAAKTPSWELLRDAPSPRFIKTHLPLSLLPPKLLKTAKVIYVARDPRDVAVSYYYLHKLTMKSMIRTSFRTFWETYKRDLLPWTPIVAHTNEAWMKRHEPNLHFVFYEDMIKDLKKEVHRISKFLGTTQYSEKELEHLSSYLSFDSLKKNKAVNNTVNGNGIQFIRKGEAGGWKSHFDARMEVEAEEFMTSRLQGLDLKYPCFSPNKECSYL; translated from the exons ATGGCGCCGTGGTTGGAATTACCGTTTGCAATAAACGACGTTTCGCCGGaagaaaataaacttataacgAAGTGTCTTTTAG GTTACACCAAACCTTTCGTGAAATGCGGGAAGAACGGCTACGTAATGCCTGGAGCCTTTAGAAAGCACGCTGAGACCATATACAACATGGAAGTCAGACCCGACGATGTGTGGGTGGTCACATTCCCTAGATCAG gaACAACATGGACTCAAGAAATGGTCTGGCTCCTGAAAAATGACCTTGACTACAATAGGTCCAAGGAAATTCCCTTGCATGAGAGATTCCCTATGTTAGA aCTGACGTCAAAAATACCTGAATTGGCTTATAACTTCATCAAAGTAAACTTCATGAACCTAGGCAACTTTCAAGGACTAGATAAAGCTGCCAAAACCCCCAGTTGGGAGCTTTTGAGGGACGCTCCGTCCCCTCGTTTCATCAAGACACATTTACCCCTGTCTCTCCTACCCCCCAAGCTTCTAAAGACGGCCAAGGTGATCTACGTGGCGAGAGACCCTCGGGATGTTGCGGTGTCATACTATTACTTACATAAGTTGACGATGAAGAGTATGATAAGGACATCGTTCCGGACTTTTTGGGAGACTTATAAAAGGGATTTAT TGCCATGGACACCAATTGTAGCTCACACGAATGAAGCCTGGATGAAAAGACATGAACCGAAtctccattttgtattttatgaaGATATGATTAAG GATCTGAAAAAAGAAGTCCATAGGATAAGCAAGTTCCTTGGAACAACCCAATACTCGGAGAAGGAGCTCGAGCACCTCAGCAGCTACCTCAGCTTCGACAGCCTGAAGAAGAACAAGGCAGTCAACAACACTGTTAATGGAAATGGAATACAGTTTATCAGaaaag GTGAAGCGGGTGGCTGGAAATCCCACTTTGATGCAAGGATGGAAGTAGAAGCCGAAGAATTCATGACATCCAGGCTGCAGGGTCTAGACCTCAAATACCCCTGTTTTAGCCCAAACAAGGAGTGCTCTTACTTATGA